The Candidatus Edwardsbacteria bacterium nucleotide sequence AGCCCTTTCTTTTTGGCCGGAAACAGCAGTCCGGTCAGGGCCACTCCCATCATGGCCAGCGCCAGAAAGGCGGTAAAGATATGGGTGGGCGAGGCATCGGCCATAATGGCCCCATGGTAGAAAACATCGTCGATAAAGATCAGGCTGATATTGAATATGCAGCTGCCGAAGAGGTTCCCCAGGGCCATTCCGGCCTGGCCCATCCGGAGGGCGCTGATGGAGACCACTAATTCCGGGCTGGTGGTGGCCAGGGACATGAATACGGTGCTGACGAAGGAACGGCCCCAGCCCATGACGCCGGCCAGTTCATCAGCCACCATGGGCAGGTACAATCCGGCGGCTACGATCACTGCCGCCGCCAGACAGA carries:
- a CDS encoding sodium:calcium antiporter, whose product is RVGREQSLSAALGIIAVALSGIGLFVSRQILPISLFDVGLFSFAIFVFYLVAQQMIFRHEKENPSQRGEVKYSHITMRGAVVRFCLAAAVIVAAGLYLPMVADELAGVMGWGRSFVSTVFMSLATTSPELVVSISALRMGQAGMALGNLFGSCIFNISLIFIDDVFYHGAIMADASPTHIFTAFLALAMMGVALTGLLFPAKKKGLIKVGWDAAVIFGLYLLGVYVIFKMGLTLG